The Christiangramia flava JLT2011 genome has a segment encoding these proteins:
- a CDS encoding ABC transporter permease: MFSLFRENIRIALSSIRNQALRTILTVLIIAIGITALVGILSAVSALENTISSDFASMGANTFNIQRYDFRSQSFGNNQDRKVNPIISYNEVREFEDRYQYPFTETAISFTGTASAEVKYENEKTDPEIRVLGVNEFYLNNTGLEVEEGRQFNYFDIRNNNNVAIVGSDFRDGLFKGLDPVNKTISVRGAKFKIIGILESKGSTFGNNQDLRVFIPIQHARSIFSQPNINYDLSVRVSNKELLEEAMDEAIITFRNVRGLNPVEENNFGLERSDDLINRILSITGALNIAAWIISIITIFGSSIALMNIMLVTVTERTREIGVRKALGAKRNTIATQFFLETLVIGQMGGILGILLGIGIGFAVSSALDFKFTTPWMAMFWATAITVLVAILAGSYPALKASRQDPIESLRYE; the protein is encoded by the coding sequence ATGTTTTCACTTTTTAGGGAAAATATCAGGATCGCGCTGAGTTCCATTCGTAACCAGGCGCTCCGAACCATCCTTACCGTTCTTATCATCGCCATCGGGATTACCGCGCTGGTTGGTATTTTAAGTGCCGTTTCAGCTCTGGAAAATACCATTAGCAGTGACTTTGCCTCTATGGGGGCTAATACTTTTAATATTCAGCGATACGATTTTCGCTCCCAGAGCTTCGGAAATAACCAGGATCGTAAGGTCAACCCCATCATTTCTTATAATGAAGTGCGCGAGTTTGAAGACCGCTACCAGTATCCTTTTACTGAAACGGCTATCTCCTTTACGGGCACTGCTTCAGCTGAAGTGAAATATGAGAACGAGAAGACCGATCCTGAAATCCGGGTTTTAGGTGTGAATGAATTCTATTTGAACAATACGGGGCTGGAAGTGGAAGAAGGCCGCCAATTCAACTATTTCGATATTCGGAACAATAATAATGTGGCCATTGTAGGTTCAGATTTCCGAGACGGACTTTTTAAGGGCCTCGATCCCGTTAATAAAACAATTAGTGTACGAGGTGCAAAATTCAAGATCATCGGGATTCTGGAATCTAAGGGAAGTACCTTCGGGAATAACCAGGATCTGCGGGTATTTATCCCAATTCAGCATGCACGCTCCATCTTTTCCCAGCCGAATATCAATTACGATTTGAGTGTACGCGTTTCAAATAAAGAGCTGCTGGAAGAAGCTATGGACGAGGCCATTATCACCTTTAGAAATGTTCGCGGACTGAATCCTGTGGAAGAAAATAATTTCGGGCTGGAACGAAGCGATGATCTCATTAACCGGATTCTTAGTATTACCGGAGCCCTGAATATCGCAGCCTGGATCATCTCGATCATCACAATTTTCGGTTCTTCCATAGCGCTGATGAATATCATGCTGGTAACCGTTACCGAGAGAACCCGCGAGATTGGTGTGCGAAAGGCGCTGGGTGCCAAACGCAATACCATTGCCACCCAATTCTTTTTGGAAACTCTGGTCATTGGCCAGATGGGTGGAATTTTAGGGATTCTGCTTGGGATCGGCATTGGATTTGCCGTCTCCTCTGCCCTGGATTTCAAATTCACCACACCGTGGATGGCTATGTTCTGGG
- the hisS gene encoding histidine--tRNA ligase, translated as MAQKPSIPKGTRDFSPAEVAKRDYIFETIRSEFKKFGFQPIETPSFENSSTLMGKYGEEGDRLIFKILNSGDFLRKADKNALTEEDSNKLATSISEKALRYDLTVPFARYVVQHQNEIEFPFKRYQIQPVWRADRPQKGRFREFYQCDADVVGSTSLWQEVEFVQLYDSVFSALKLDGVTIKINNRKVLSGFAEVIGESDKLIDFTVALDKLDKIGEEGVKKEMREKGISEDAISKIEPIFKLQGDFSEKLEGIKAILSSSETGMKGISELEFIQKAIENMPLKTASLDLDVTLARGLNYYTGAIYEVVAPEGVKMGSIGGGGRYDDLTGIFGLKNMSGIGISFGLDRIYLVLEELNLFPETVTQNTKVLFLNFGEKEALYAMKAVRNLRSENVIAELYPDDAKMGKQMKYADKRDIPFVVLAGDEEMAQKKFTLKHMKSGEQLVLNLDELIAKLQ; from the coding sequence ATGGCGCAAAAACCATCTATCCCTAAAGGAACTCGCGATTTTTCTCCTGCTGAAGTGGCGAAACGCGATTATATTTTCGAGACCATCCGCAGCGAGTTTAAAAAATTCGGATTTCAGCCTATTGAAACTCCAAGTTTTGAGAATTCTTCCACGCTGATGGGAAAATATGGGGAAGAAGGTGATCGCCTGATATTTAAAATCCTGAATTCAGGAGATTTTCTACGGAAAGCTGATAAGAATGCTTTGACTGAAGAAGACTCCAACAAACTGGCAACTTCGATTAGCGAAAAGGCGCTACGGTATGATCTTACCGTTCCGTTTGCACGTTACGTGGTACAACACCAGAACGAGATCGAGTTTCCTTTTAAGCGTTACCAGATCCAACCGGTGTGGAGAGCAGACAGGCCGCAAAAAGGTCGATTTCGCGAATTTTACCAGTGTGATGCTGATGTAGTGGGAAGCACGAGTCTCTGGCAGGAAGTGGAGTTCGTGCAGCTGTATGATTCCGTATTTTCAGCTTTAAAATTAGATGGCGTAACCATCAAGATCAATAACCGTAAAGTTTTATCAGGTTTTGCGGAAGTGATTGGAGAATCAGATAAGCTAATCGATTTCACCGTGGCGCTTGACAAGCTTGATAAAATAGGCGAGGAGGGAGTCAAAAAAGAAATGCGCGAAAAAGGAATTTCTGAAGACGCGATCAGTAAAATTGAACCGATTTTTAAACTCCAGGGTGATTTTTCAGAAAAACTGGAAGGTATTAAGGCTATTCTTTCCTCTTCGGAAACAGGAATGAAAGGTATTTCAGAATTAGAATTTATTCAGAAGGCTATTGAAAATATGCCGCTTAAAACGGCCAGTTTAGACCTGGATGTGACCCTGGCCCGCGGACTTAATTATTACACTGGTGCTATTTATGAAGTTGTGGCTCCAGAGGGTGTGAAAATGGGCTCTATCGGTGGTGGAGGTCGTTACGACGACCTTACCGGGATTTTCGGCTTAAAAAATATGAGCGGGATCGGTATTTCCTTTGGTCTGGACCGGATTTACCTGGTGCTCGAAGAATTGAATTTGTTTCCGGAGACCGTTACCCAAAATACCAAGGTCTTATTTCTCAATTTTGGTGAAAAAGAAGCTTTGTATGCGATGAAGGCGGTGCGAAATTTACGTTCCGAAAACGTCATTGCCGAGCTTTATCCGGACGATGCTAAAATGGGAAAACAAATGAAATATGCCGATAAACGGGATATTCCATTTGTTGTACTGGCTGGAGACGAAGAGATGGCCCAGAAAAAATTCACCCTGAAACATATGAAATCAGGGGAACAGTTGGTCTTAAACCTGGACGAGCTAATTGCTAAGCTACAGTAG
- a CDS encoding aldo/keto reductase, producing MKYQKAGSTNLQIPPIVFGGNVFGWTADKKRSFELMDEILDMGFNMIDTADVYSRWADGNSGGESELIIGEYMKDRGNRNKITLATKVGSSMQQGGNKDISEKHILKAVEDSLQRLQTDHIDLYFTHWDDDQTPIEETLGAYQKLIDQGKVRYIGASNLSSSRLIASLKAAEREDLPKYEVFQPEYSLIEREKFEGDIQKICENYNLGVTSYFSLASGFLTGKYASEKDIKGTGREPFLKDYFDDRGKQILQTLEEVAEQYEVSQAAVALRWIMQRPGITAPIASATKSGHLQAFREAVSLELDEESMRQLTEASSKKSTVA from the coding sequence ATGAAGTATCAAAAAGCTGGTTCCACCAACCTTCAAATTCCACCAATCGTTTTTGGAGGGAACGTTTTTGGCTGGACCGCCGATAAAAAAAGATCTTTTGAACTGATGGATGAGATCCTGGATATGGGTTTCAACATGATCGATACCGCTGATGTGTATTCTCGCTGGGCCGATGGTAATTCAGGTGGGGAATCTGAGCTTATCATTGGGGAATATATGAAAGACCGTGGAAACAGGAATAAGATCACTCTTGCAACGAAAGTGGGCTCGAGCATGCAGCAAGGAGGCAATAAAGACATTTCCGAAAAGCATATTTTGAAGGCAGTGGAAGATTCCCTGCAAAGATTGCAGACAGATCATATAGACCTGTATTTCACACATTGGGATGACGATCAAACGCCAATTGAGGAAACGCTGGGTGCTTACCAGAAACTCATTGATCAGGGAAAAGTGCGGTATATAGGCGCGTCGAACTTATCATCTTCCAGGTTAATTGCTTCGCTAAAAGCTGCTGAAAGAGAAGACCTACCGAAATATGAGGTTTTTCAGCCAGAATACAGTTTAATCGAGCGGGAGAAATTCGAAGGAGATATTCAGAAGATCTGTGAAAACTACAATCTGGGTGTCACCAGTTATTTCTCTTTGGCTAGTGGGTTTTTGACCGGAAAATACGCCTCAGAAAAAGATATTAAAGGAACAGGAAGAGAACCATTCTTAAAAGACTATTTTGATGATCGTGGGAAACAGATCCTCCAGACTTTAGAAGAGGTTGCGGAACAATATGAAGTTTCGCAGGCCGCAGTCGCACTTAGATGGATCATGCAGCGACCAGGGATCACCGCTCCCATTGCCAGTGCCACGAAATCTGGTCATCTCCAGGCATTTCGGGAAGCTGTGAGCCTGGAGCTTGACGAGGAATCCATGCGCCAGCTAACAGAGGCCAGTTCTAAAAAGTCTACTGTAGCTTAG
- a CDS encoding SDR family oxidoreductase: MKSKVVVITGASAGVGRATAKEFAKQGAKILLIARGRDGLEGAKREVEEAGGQAWIYEADVANADQIYTAADFAEENLGPIDVWVNNAMVSVFSKAMEMHNDEYKRVTEVTYLGQVYGTLAALQKMKTRNCGKIILIGSALSYRGIPLQSAYCASKHAIQGFFESLRAELLHDQINVDLSIVHLPAMNTTQFGWVKTRFQQKPKPMGRIFQPEVAARAVVEVAETGERQRLVGFPTVQTIWGNKLAPEFLDHYMAEHGFSGQLTNEPEEADRKDNLWEPVPGDQGTHGTFDKKAHNFSIWDTIHDHRKSLALVAGTIIGGAVFKSLLKS; the protein is encoded by the coding sequence ATGAAAAGTAAAGTTGTCGTGATTACCGGTGCTTCTGCCGGCGTTGGGCGTGCCACTGCGAAAGAATTTGCCAAACAGGGCGCTAAGATCTTATTGATCGCTCGCGGTAGGGATGGCCTGGAAGGAGCAAAAAGAGAAGTGGAAGAAGCTGGCGGGCAGGCGTGGATCTATGAAGCAGATGTCGCCAATGCTGACCAGATTTATACCGCTGCTGATTTTGCTGAAGAAAACCTGGGCCCCATTGACGTCTGGGTTAATAATGCGATGGTTAGCGTTTTCAGTAAAGCGATGGAAATGCATAATGATGAATACAAACGCGTGACTGAAGTAACTTACCTGGGACAGGTTTACGGAACACTTGCGGCATTGCAAAAGATGAAAACAAGAAACTGCGGAAAGATCATTTTGATAGGCTCCGCACTTTCTTACAGGGGAATTCCTTTACAATCGGCATACTGTGCCTCCAAGCATGCAATCCAGGGCTTTTTTGAATCACTCCGCGCAGAGCTGCTGCACGATCAAATCAACGTAGACCTTTCTATCGTACACCTGCCGGCGATGAACACTACACAGTTTGGTTGGGTGAAGACCCGTTTTCAGCAGAAGCCAAAACCCATGGGAAGGATTTTTCAGCCAGAAGTCGCAGCTCGTGCCGTTGTAGAAGTTGCTGAGACTGGAGAACGCCAGCGCCTGGTTGGCTTTCCTACCGTTCAAACCATTTGGGGAAATAAGCTCGCACCCGAATTCTTAGACCATTATATGGCAGAACACGGTTTTAGTGGCCAGCTTACCAACGAGCCGGAAGAAGCCGATCGTAAAGACAATTTATGGGAACCTGTACCGGGTGATCAGGGAACTCATGGAACTTTTGATAAAAAAGCACATAATTTCAGTATTTGGGATACCATACATGATCATCGCAAAAGCCTTGCGCTGGTCGCAGGAACAATTATAGGAGGAGCGGTTTTCAAGTCTTTATTGAAAAGTTGA
- a CDS encoding DUF6090 family protein gives MFRIFRKTRKWLLSQQKFSKYFIYACGEVLLIVIGILIALAINNWNQSNQARDRERFYLQGLHDEFSQSRLKLLNLMEVNQNSYRDARKLAVMMEQNIISNEAELSTLLFNSLSYEIDYNPNNSLVTEIINTGGLKDISNPELRSHLTMWDSYLQSIRRQENSLREQREKLLDLFRKETYSIRTILQNTDISGPVLGNSQPNPEISNQHILKDREFENNLLI, from the coding sequence ATGTTCAGGATCTTCCGAAAAACCCGAAAATGGTTGCTGAGTCAGCAGAAATTCAGCAAATACTTTATATATGCCTGTGGCGAAGTGCTTTTGATCGTGATCGGGATCCTGATCGCCCTGGCCATCAATAACTGGAATCAATCAAACCAGGCCCGGGACCGGGAAAGGTTTTACCTACAGGGACTACACGATGAGTTTTCTCAAAGCCGCCTTAAATTGTTGAATTTAATGGAAGTGAATCAGAACAGCTATCGCGATGCCAGAAAGCTAGCCGTAATGATGGAACAAAACATCATCTCCAATGAAGCAGAGTTGTCTACACTGCTGTTCAATTCGCTGAGTTACGAGATCGATTACAATCCTAATAATTCGTTAGTAACCGAAATTATCAACACTGGCGGATTAAAGGATATTTCCAACCCGGAACTGCGCAGCCATTTGACCATGTGGGATTCGTACCTCCAAAGTATTCGCAGGCAGGAGAATTCCTTACGCGAGCAACGGGAAAAACTTCTGGATCTCTTTCGGAAAGAAACCTATAGCATCCGGACCATTCTACAAAATACCGATATCAGCGGGCCGGTTTTAGGAAATTCTCAACCAAATCCTGAAATTTCTAATCAGCATATCCTGAAAGACCGGGAATTTGAAAATAATTTACTGATTTAA